The Acropora muricata isolate sample 2 chromosome 5, ASM3666990v1, whole genome shotgun sequence genome includes a window with the following:
- the LOC136917234 gene encoding blastula protease 10-like gives MKWFAVVLLINSIWASDHNPEENENANNPDLFEGDIRLTPEQEDKLLHQGNVDDDQTNRKKRGSGANAALWQDGILVYEIDRSLSDAQASAAIRAAMNEWESKTCIRFRRRTNEVDYVRFGWNDEGCYSYIGKVGNAQPINLSRGCWTSGIVAHEIAHALGFYHEQSRPDRDQFIQVNLGNVIAGTENNFLKYTTEIDSLGTAYDYGSIMHYGSKAFSKNGQPTIVPRQQGVTIGQRRFLSPTDAQQANLLYKNCAVVVRCVDNNIYCRFWRRFCNSSRYQAFVRNNCPKTCGVCS, from the exons ATGAAGTGGTTTGCTGTTGTTCTCCTAATAAACTCAATTTGGGCATCGGACCATAATCCTGAAG AAAATGAGAACGCAAATAACCCTGATTTGTTCGAGGGAGATATTAGGTTAACGCCGGAGCAGGAAGACAAGTTGCTACATCAAGGGAACGTGGATGACGACCAAACAAACAGAAAGAAGAGAGGTTCAGGTGCTAATGCTGCATTGTGGCAGGATGGAATTCTTGTCTATGAAATCGATCGAAGTCTAA GTGATGCTCAAGCCAGTGCTGCGATACGTGCTGCAATGAATGAGTGGGAATCAAAAACTTGCATCCGCTTCAGGAGGAGGACAAATGAAGTTGATTATGTCCGATTCGGGTGGAATGATGAAGG ttgctaTTCATACATTGGGAAAGTCGGAAATGCACAACCAATCAATCTTTCTCGAGGATGCTGGACTTCAGGAATTGTTGCCCATGAAATTG CGCATGCCCTCGGCTTCTATCATGAGCAGTCCAGGCCAGACAGAGATCAGTTCATCCAAGTGAATTTAGGCAATGTCATTGCAG GTACGGAGAACAATTTTTTGAAGTACACAACAGAAATCGACTCTCTTGGAACCGCCTATGATTATGGAAGTATAATGCACTATGGAAGTAAAGCATTCTCGAAAAATGGTCAACCAACTATAGTACCAAGGCAGCAAGGG GTAACGATTGGCCAGCGAAGATTTCTTAGCCCAACTGACGCTCAACAGGCAAATCTTTTATACAAGAATTGTGCGG TCGTAGTAAGATGCGTCGACAATAACATATATTGCCGTTTCTGGAGACGATTCTGCAACAGCTCAAGATATCAAGCATTCGTGCGAAACAACTGCCCAAAGACATGCGGAGTTTGCAGCTAA
- the LOC136917531 gene encoding uncharacterized protein, translated as MAEKKFGISSTFAIQCSICSQTNHISTSKQHRAGSRGPKAFGANTRVALAALDNGIGFSHVNSNLTALDIPNMTRKTYKVREREVGKIAEGVAKATCKVMFDKECELVKENGGTVDTDGLLPLSVSYDMGWSKRGRAHNSLTGHGAVMGSLTGKALDFTTRNKFCRTCQSASQTGGNPKPHDCRVNHQTSSKSMEPLGAVELFKRAPVQSNNPAKYAVFIGDDDCSTLSKIREEVVYHVEKWSDTVHAKRTLINHLHKSKCETSFPRGESALSNKVIDYLGKCFSYSVAQNAGNTDGMQKAIRLIVPHAFGNHEHCLESWCGYKQDPTSYKHRDLPFGKDLVGESLKRSLEEVFEIYSSENVIKKLAHNASSQRNESLNSTIGSKNPKIRFYGGSESADQRVACSVAQKNMGKQYLLNVLQSANINPGCTMTSQVSKMDYERKQDQLRKQSKDFKKKRKQLRNVRSSKDSRLESRDGTVYESGSTLSLDPEVIIAASIQKAEIYQFEQQVPQFCFRKPRRYQTFNPGFEYNFVIYDTETNCGGKKAELVELSAFCHGTGDSFTKFVLPQHDINIYVSNINKFRIASFGNERVLHRNGFALQTVSLPECLLSFANFLKSTSATIKNATSKPVKILLIGHNANAFDTPLLIRSIAKYTETEPKFKELDLLFADSLVLIRHLLKENNQLLRKTDGSIPKVNLRDIYKCLFQSEFDNSHQGLADVMALDKVLFQSKLELTTEQIVNNSNTMILSTVQEDVQYLDKAHERLLTFNNRLYDDSDNSVIKKSLAKKLADSGLSFSDLRKLYSSTGPRGVAALLANPPSTSKGKSFRGTKCCITLQKIINFLKTLT; from the coding sequence ATGGCTGAAAAGAAGTTTGGTATTTCAAGCACTTTTGCTATTCAGTGCAGTATCTGTTCCCAGACAAATCACATTTCAACCAGCAAACAACACCGTGCAGGTTCCAGGGGACCCAAAGCATTTGGTGCCAACACAAGAGTAGCTTTAGCTGCACTTGACAACGGTATTGGTTTTTCCCATGTCAACTCAAACTTAACAGCCCTTGACATACCAAATATGACTAGGAAAACATACAAGGTAAGAGAGCGCGAGGTTGGGAAGATAGCGGAAGGGGTGGCAAAGGCAACATGCAAAGTGATGTTTGATAAGGAATGTGAACTGGTGAAGGAAAACGGCGGCACTGTGGATACTGATGGTCTCTTACCCTTGTCTGTATCATATGACATGGGATGGTCCAAACGAGGTCGTGCACACAATTCCCTGACAGGTCATGGTGCGGTAATGGGCTCATTAACTGGGAAAGCACTGGACTTTACAACTAGAAACAAATTCTGTCGAACATGCCAGTCTGCCAGTCAAACTGGAGGCAATCCTAAACCTCATGATTGCAGAGTTAACCATCAAACATCATCAAAATCAATGGAACCCCTAGGTGCAGTTGAATTATTTAAGAGAGCACCAGTACAGAGCAACAACCCTGCAAAGTATGCAGTGTTTATTGGTGATGATGATTGCTCAACACTGTCAAAAATAAGAGAAGAAGTTGTTTATCATGTGGAAAAATGGTCTGATACTGTGCATGCTAAGCGAACATTAATTAACCATTTGCACAAATCGAAATGTGAAACATCGTTCCCCCGGGGTGAATCAGCATTATCAAACAAAGTCATAGATTACTTAGGAAAATGTTTCAGCTATAGTGTAGCACAGAATGCAGGGAACACCGATGGTATGCAAAAGGCAATAAGGTTAATTGTTCCTCATGCCTTTGGGAATCACGAACACTGCTTAGAATCCTGGTGTGGGTACAAACAAGACCCAACAAGCTACAAACACAGGGACTTACCCTTTGGTAAAGATCTTGTAGGAGAAAGCCTGAAAAGATCACTGGAAGAAGTTTTTGAAATTTATAGTagtgaaaatgtcatcaagaAGCTAGCACACAATGCATCTTCACAAAGAAATGAAAGCCTGAACAGTACTATAGGTTCCAAAAACCCCAAAATACGTTTTTATGGAGGTAGCGAGAGTGCCGACCAGAGAGTGGCATGTTCTGTTGCACAGAAAAATATGGGTAAACAATATCTCTTGAATGTTTTGCAATCAGCAAATATTAACCCGGGGTGCACCATGACAAGTCAGGTTTCGAAAATGGATTATGAAAGGAAGCAAGACCAACTTCGGAAACAAAGCAAGGATTTCAAGAAAAAGCGAAAGCAGCTTAGAAATGTGCGTTCTAGCAAGGACAGTAGACTTGAATCACGAGATGGAACTGTGTACGAGTCAGGCAGTACTTTATCCCTGGATCCTGAAGTAATAATTGCTGCTAGcattcaaaaagctgaaatctATCAGTTTGAACAACAAGTACCCCAGTTTTGCTTTAGGAAACCTAGAAGATACCAGACATTTAACCCTGGTTTTGAATACAACTTTGTCATTTACGACACAGAAACAAATTGTGGTGGCAAAAAAGCCGAGCTCGTCGAATTATCTGCTTTTTGTCACGGCACTGGCGATTCGTTTACGAAATTTGTCTTGCCTCAACATGATATTAATATATATGTAAGTAATATCAACAAGTTTCGCATTGCATCGTTCGGCAATGAACGCGTACTCCACAGAAATGGTTTCGCTTTACAAACCGTTTCTCTTCCAGAATGTTTACTGTCTTTCGCTAACTTCCTGAAATCCACAAGTGCCACAATCAAAAACGCAACATCAAAACCTGTAAAAATATTGCTCATAGGACACAACGCAAACGCATTTGACACACCATTGCTCATACGAAGCATCGCCAAGTATACAGAAACGGAACCCAAATTCAAAGAACTGGACTTGCTATTCGCAGACAGTTTAGTCTTGATCAGGCATCTTCTAAAGGAAAACAACCAGTTGCTCCGTAAAACAGATGGATCGATTCCAAAAGTAAACCTGCGAGATATCTACAAGTGTCTATTTCAGAGCGAATTTGATAATTCCCATCAAGGCTTAGCCGATGTCATGGCTTTAGACAAAGTGTTGTTTCAGTCAAAACTCGAATTGACAACAGAACAAATCGTGAACAACAGTAACACGATGATTCTGTCAACAGTCCAGGAAGATGTCCAGTATCTTGACAAAGCCCACGAAAGACTTCTCACGTTCAACAACAGGCTCTACGACGACTCTGATAATTCAGTCATCAAGAAAAGTCTTGCTAAAAAACTTGCAGACTCTGGTTTGTCATTTTCTGACTTGAGGAAACTGTATTCGTCGACTGGACCACGAGGTGTCGCTGCTCTGCTGGCAAATCCGCCTTCGACATCCAAAGGAAAATCGTTTCGAGGTACCAAGTGCTGCATAACATTGCAGAAGATAATCAACTTCCTCAAGACATTAACTTGA